One genomic window of Glycine max cultivar Williams 82 chromosome 16, Glycine_max_v4.0, whole genome shotgun sequence includes the following:
- the LOC100779637 gene encoding sugar transporter ERD6-like 6 has translation MEESGDARDLQKPFLHTGSWYKMGSRQSSIMGSSTQVIRDGAVSVLFCVLIVALGPIQFGFTCGYSSPTQGAIVRDLNLSISEFSFFGSLSNVGAMVGAIASGQIAEYIGRKGSLMIAAIPNIIGWLAISFAKDSSFLYMGRLLEGFGVGIISYVVPVYIAEIAPQNLRGGLGSVNQLSVTIGIMLAYLLGLFVNWRVLAILGILPCTVLIPGLFFIPESPRWLAKMGMIDEFETSLQVLRGFDTDISVEVHEIKRSVASTGKRAAIRFADLKRKRYWFPLMVGIGLLVLQQLSGINGILFYSTTIFANAGISSSEAATVGLGAVQVIATGISTWLVDKSGRRLLLIISSSVMTVSLLIVSIAFYLEGVVSEDSHLFSILGIVSIVGLVAMVIGFSLGLGPIPWLIMSEILPVNIKGLAGSIATMGNWLISWGITMTANLLLNWSSGGTFTIYTVVAAFTIAFIAMWVPETKGRTLEEIQFSFR, from the exons ATGGAAGAGAGTGGTGATGCGAGGGATCTTCAGAAACCGTTCCTCCACACAGGGAGTTGGTACAAGATGGGTTCCAGGCAGTCCAGCATCATGGGATCCTCCACTCAGGTTATCCGCGACGGCGCCGTTTCCGTCCTCTTCTGCGTCCTCATCGTCGCCTTGGGTCCCATTCAATTCGGCTTCACG TGTGGGTATTCTTCTCCAACCCAAGGGGCTATAGTTCGCGATCTAAACCTCTCTATTTCGGAG TTTTCTTTCTTTGGATCTTTGTCTAATGTGGGAGCAATGGTGGGAGCTATAGCTAGTGGTCAGATAGCTGAATACATCGGGCGCAAaggg TCATTGATGATTGCTGCGATCCCCAATATAATAGGGTGGCTTGCTATTTCTTTTGCCAAA GATTCCTCGTTTTTGTATATGGGGAGGTTGTTGGAAGGTTTTGGCGTTGGGATTATCTCTTATGTG GTGCCTGTTTATATAGCTGAGATTGCACCTCAAAACTTGAGAGGTGGCCTTGGGTCAGTGAACCAG CTCTCTGTTACAATTGGCATTATGCTGGCTTATCTGTTGGGTCTTTTTGTCAACTGGAGAGTCCTTGCAATTCTAG GAATTTTGCCTTGTACAGTATTAATACCTGGATTATTTTTCATACCTGAATCCCCCAGATGGTTG GCCAAGATGGGGATGATAGATGAGTTTGAGACTTCTTTGCAAGTGTTACGAGGATTTGACACTGATATATCTGTTGAAGTACATGAAATTAAG AGATCTGTGGCTTCAACGGGAAAAAGAGCTGCAATCCGATTTGCAGATCTCAAGAGGAAAAGATATTGGTTCCCGTTAATG GTTGGTATTGGATTACTTGTTCTTCAGCAATTATCTGGTATCAATGGAATTTTGTTCTATTCAACTACCATCTTTGCAAATGCAG GAATTTCATCCAGCGAAGCTGCTACAGTTGGACTTGGAGCCGTTCAG GTCATAGCAACTGGAATTTCCACATGGTTGGTGGACAAAAGTGGCCGGAGGCTGCTTCTAATA ATATCCTCATCTGTAATGACAGTTAGCCTTCTCATTGTTTCTATAGCATTTTATCTGGAG GGGGTTGTATCAGAGGATTCACATTTATTCAGCATTTTGGGAATAGTTTCTATTGTTGGACTCGTG GCTATGGTGATTGGGTTCTCTCTAGGTCTGGGACCCATCCCTTGGCTTATAATGTCTGAG ATACTTCCAGTGAATATAAAGGGCCTTGCTGGCAGCATAGCGACAATGGGAAATTGGCTGATTTCGTGGGGGATCACGATGACTGCTAACTTGCTTTTGAATTGGAGCAGTGGAG GGACATTTACAATCTACACAGTCGTAGCTGCCTTTACTATAGCTTTTATAGCAATGTGGGTTCCTGAGACCAAGGGAAGAACATTGGAAGAAATTCAGTTTTCCTTCAGATAG
- the LOC100800005 gene encoding zinc-finger homeodomain protein 6 — protein MDMREQDKVIEMPSTLDYNNSSSSPKLSSPIGERCDQLPPHQSHTLVFTDPPQTSSHHHNLYPPSLPPNPLQLPQPHHRPRRDPDPSPIISPPRTTPPQPQPHTTTTLFRYRECLKNHAASMGGHVTDGCGEFMPNGEEGTPESFKCAACECHRNFHRKEPHQGVVLESQLLQHVLNKNSRNINILHSPHSHHVLHGVVGGPVQPVMLGFGGSGPAESSSEDLNMFQTLDHRGGGNLLSSSVQQPPLSSSSSKKRFRTKFTQQQKDRMMEFAEKLGWKIQKQDEQELHQFCSQVGVRRQVFKVWMHNSKQAMKKKQLNILLESVESYEE, from the exons ATGGACATGAGAGAGCAAGATAAGGTCATAGAGATGCCTAGCACTTTGGATTATAACAACTCCTCTTCTAGTCCCAAGCTATCATCACCAATAGGTGAAAGATGTGATCAATTACCTCCTCATCAATCTCACACATTAGTTTTCACTGATCCACCACAAACTTCTTCACATCATCATAATCTCTATCCCCCTTCACTCCCACCAAACCCTCTTCAACTTCCACAACCTCATCACAGACCCAGAAGAGATCCAGATCCAAGTCCTATTATTTCTCCTCCAAGAACAACACCACCTCAACCACAAccacacacaacaacaacattatTCAGATACCGAGAATGTCTGAAGAATCATGCTGCAAGCATGGGGGGTCATGTCACAGATGGGTGTGGAGAGTTCATGCCAAATGGAGAAGAGGGCACCCCAGAATCCTTCAAGTGTGCAGCTTGCGAGTGCCACCGCAATTTCCACAGAAAAGAACCTCATCAAGGAGTAGTACTAGAGTCACAACTACTACAACATGTTCTCAACAAAAACAGTAGGAACATAAACATTCTTCATTCTCCACACTCTCATCATGTTCTTCATGGGGTTGTTGGTGGGCCAGTTCAGCCCGTGATGTTGGGCTTTGGGGGATCAGGCCCAGCTGAGTCCTCAAGCGAAGATCTCAACATGTTTCAGACCCTTGATCATAGAGGAGGAGGGAACTTGTTATCATCATCAGTGCAGCAGCCACCActctcatcatcatcttcaaagaaGAGGTTCAGGACCAAGTTCACACAGCAACAGAAAGATAGGATGATGGAGTTTGCTGAGAAACTTGGGTGGAAGATCCAGAAGCAAGATGAACAGGAACTGCATCAGTTTTGCTCCCAGGTTGGTGTAAGAAGACaggttttcaaggtttggatgCACAACAGCAAGCAAGCCATGAAGAAGAAGCAATT AAACATTCTCCTAGAATCTGTTgaatcctatgaagaataa